The genomic stretch TTTCACCGTGATGCTTTTGGGCAACATCTTTAGTTCTCCAAACGCTTCTTCATTTGCTCAGTTGCTTCGTGTTTTTTCTGCCGCTGGAATCTGTGCATTTATTGTTCCCCtgcttttgccccccccccctcaccctgcCCCACCTTAAACAACCCCAACCCACCCACTCACGCTGTGTTCAGTAACCTGGCTCAAGGGAACTAACGTTTTTTGGCTGCAACTCGTGTCTACCGTGAATGCTAGAGTGCAGAGCGTATCAAGCTTTCTTAAACCCCTACCACTAATGCATGATCACATAAGCAACAAACAACGCATCCAACATTTTTAATCTAAACTGGATGACAGTACCAGCATTTTGTCAACATTCCTGTGGACCCCCATCAACTGCTTCACCGACCACCAGAGGGCGGTGGACATCTGGTTGGAAAACCCTTGCTCTGAGGAATGCGTCTTCCGTTTTGTGACTTTCTCTAACCTTGACTGTAGAGATAGCAAGAAGATTAGCTGAACCTCAGGCAAGGCTGTAGCTTGACACTACAGGCACAGGCAGAGTATCCTTTCGCAGTGTCCCGTACTGCCATCACACACCATGCAGAGGATAACAGCCAAAGCAATCTAGCCACCCTGAGGACAAATGTCATCCTCGCTGTTGCCAGGTGGTttgatgtgtatgtgtgtccacTAGCATGCGTGTATGCTCACACACGCCAAAAGGGTTTCCTGAGTGATAAGAAACACTTGATTGCACAGCGACACTGGACGGTAGCAACCTGTGGCTGCACTGGAGGTGTCTTCCCTTGCATCTTTCCAAGATCACCTGACTTCCTCTCCATCTAGCCCCAGTCCACCTCCAGCGAGCACGGCCAAACCCCTGCAGACCATTCCTGGTTCCTGCGCATAGTGTGTGTATCCGGGCAGAGTAGGGCTCCGTGGCAACCTTCAGAGGTCATGTGTGGTGGCTGTCTTCCATGTCCTTCATCCCAAGGCATTTGTACATTTACATTCGCTTGTTAAAACCATCAAACAGCTCTGCAGTtaagtttatatatttatatatagctATATACAAGTTCAATATTTTGGGGGAAAATGGCTGTAGGCTCATGTCTTAAGTTAATGAAAGTGCTTTTTTCCCTAGAACATGAGGGCTACCATGTCCTTCTGGCAAGTCTTTGTGGAATGTTTTGGATTGTTTACCTGTTTGCTTTCATTTGAAGACCTTTAAATGAGACTTATGCTTTGTTCTCAGGAGGCAAATATCCATTTTGGTCCAGCTAGACCACACTCCATAGAGATATCCGAGTCTCTTTTCACTTTCTTACTCATATCTGTGTCCACCCAAGTTCCCGATGTTGCCCTTCCAGATCAGCTGTAGTATTCCATGCTTTACAAAACAGTTCCACTGATGTTATTTTTCCAGTTAGATTTTTTTATGTTCCACACTCTTACTCCCAGAACAATTACGCTAATGTTCTTCCAGTGTGGCCCAGGGGACTACTGGACTGTGACTTGAACAGCAAAGAAAACATAATTGTGACTTTTTCCGAATTGGAATCCACAGAACATTGAGAGTGGTGTCTCGCTGGTTGGAGATCTCTGCAAATAAATGTCATATAAATGCGACGTGTCAGTACAGGACTCCCTGCCTTTTTCCAAATTGGCCAGGAGTTCACTGTCCCTGGGGTGTTCTGGGGCCATCGGTCGGGTCCAGCTCAGACTGGTTGAATTCGGTAACCCGGCGGGCGAGCGGGTTGGTGCTCTTCAAAAGCTCCATGGCTGACACTCTGCTGCCAGTGCTGGGTTTGTTGTTCTTCTTCTGCAACAGGGCCATGAAGTTCTGGTTCCGTGAACTGGATCGGGGTGTGGCCCCCAGCGTGTGGGACCGCGGGTCAGTCCGCACTGGAGACACCAGGCTTGGCCGACTGGTAAAGGTAGCCGACGGTTCCCTGCGCCCCAGAACTTTTCGTTTGGACCTGGCCCAAAAGAGAGGGTGAGAAAAATTCAATTAGAATCCACATGGTCCAAGGTTTTGGAACAAAAAGTGACAGTTACCTTTTTCTTATTGTCCGTTGTGTTTAACAGGAGGCTGTTAATGGAGATTCATTAAGACCATATGTTTCATCTCACAGCCCAAGACCTACCGAAGGTCAAGGCATTAACTGTCACAGTGAACATATGGCCTTAATCTATCTTACTGGAGCATAGCGGTAAGTGTGAGAAAACAACGAAGGAGGAAAAAAGATATGGCGGATATAAGGAGCTCTCAAGAAAGAAGTTGGTTCCGAGAATGTACTTTTTACTGCTGATGGGTTATTTTGCACTCAAAATCTTATTTCAAACTGTAAACAATCTTCTGTCACACTCTCACACAGAACTGTATCGTTTTGGAATAGGAAAAGTGGGAGGAGCATTTGAAGTTCTCCCATTTGCCCTGGCAATATCAGTTAAAATGTACTAATAATAACTAGATTAGGGTTGACATCAAACGTGTGAAGTTACAGCCCCCATGGGCTAATTGGGCTGACTGAATACAAGAatgttaaataaaatttaaattagtaATCCATTAAGTCAGGGAGAAGTGACATCTTCACCAAACCGTGGCTTTGTTTAAACGACATGGAAAGGATGTGCAGCATATTTGTTTACGGTTTAGGTTGCGGTGGCTCGGGGCAAACAGAGATCATGTAGATCCCAAGATTAGAGGTCATCTGCACCCTGACAGGACCCTATATGAGGTGCCACATTACCTGTGGATGATAGTGAACAGATCTTCTGTAGTATGGGGCGATGGTGTGAGGCCAAACACACCCTCTGTAGGCTCCTCAGAGATGTGCAGGGCTTCCATCTCTGCAATAGAGCCGCACTCCTCAGAAAATACATATGCAGGGATCCCTGCAGGAAAAATAACCATGATTATTCCCACCTTGACCATTTGCATCTTCAACCAAGATCTTGCTTTGCAACACTAAGAATTGCTGCACATTAGCATTAACAGTAACAAGCATAGGAGGCTTTACATTACAAAAGGTTTTCCTCCTTTATAGTAGCCATTATATTTTGAGTTGCTGAGCAAGGTAAAGCAATTATGTCCAGAAAAATATTCACTCATTTTACATAGGATGAGCAACAATATTTCTTACCTGTCAGTGTCCCTGTAGGAAATGCTGTGACATCACTGTCTTGAGGTTCACTTTGTTTTGTCTGGACCtggctttcctctacagctggAAATTCTTCAGACACACGCTCCCCACCCGGCGATGGGGGGCCGCTGTCATCTGCCCCATTGGAGTGGAcaacactagagggcagcaggAGGACACTGGGTTTCTTTGGGACCGGAGGGGGAACCTTGATCCGCTTTCTGTCCAGCTCTGCCAAACAGGAGACAGTGACACTGCTGGTCAATGTCCTGGTCTGATGCTCCTTCTTTGGGCTGGAGGGGGAGGGAAGATCAATGAGGCTGGCCCCTTGCTGAATGTCCAGCACTTCCTGATGTTGAGGGATCTCTTGAGTGGCAATGGGTGCTGCTTGCAGAGGTTTCTTCTTGGGTTTTTTCACCACCATGTAGATGTTCCCTACAGGCATTCGCCATTCTTTGGGCGAGATTGGTGGAGATTCTGGACCCTGTAGAGAGGAGGAAGGAGACTCCAGCATCAGGTTGAGGGGTCGTTTGGGAAGGGGGGGCTTCACCGCTACTGGTGGTTTAGGTTTTTCACGGAGTGTGACAGGGGGGCTGTCGTCATCCCTCATTTGCTCCTCCTCGATGATGTCCACGGGGCAGTCCAGGTTATCCTCAATCTCTGAGCGGCCAACAGAACGAAGACGCACGTTTCTCAGATCAGTCTGGGTTACCACTGGCTGCCCTGACTGGCTGGTAGGAGATGTATCAGAGTGTCGTCGGCTAGCCTTGGGCTTGGGCTTGATAGAGGGCAATTCTGAGGCAGATGCCACAGGCAGTTCAAAGGAAAGGCGTGACCTGGCAGGTCTCTCCATGGGGGATGTGGCAGGTAGCGAGGACTTCCTCTCTGGTATCTTTGGCCGCATCTTGCAAGCCAATGGCGATGGTCCAGTCACTTGAGCACTGGGTATTGTTGGTGTTGGGGTCTCTGACTGGCTTGAGTAGCCACTGGAGGGGGACATTAGCCCATGGGGCTTGAAGGGGGAGATTTTTGCCTCTGCTTCAACAGAGAACTGAGAGGGTGAGGTGGCACGAGAGGTGCCAGGGGAGTCAAGGGACTCTGAGCTACCTCGTGCTTTCAGGCACTCTATCACTGTCGTGCCTGTTGCTGTGCTAGAACCAGACAGTGACCTGTAGGGGTCACTGGAGTGCCACTCATTTAGCTGCCATTGGTCAGGGAAGGACAGCTCCACTTCCTGGTCTGGTGCCTGACTCCCCTCCATCGTCTCTCTGATGGACAATGGTATGTCAGGCTCCTCTTTCAGGGATCTGCCATCTCCCCCGAGCACATAGTCTGATAAATAAGAGTCATGCAAGTGCTCTCTGGGAAGGTAGAGGCTTCTGGGCCTGCTCTCTCTTTGAGGGCCCTCAGCACGTGCCCCCCTAAGGTTCTTCACCAGAGACACGCTGcgcactgggggtgggggcttcttCTTCGACTTCTTCAGGGAGATGCTTCGGGACCTTATCCTCAGTCGCCCATCAGGGTGGAAATCAGTCACCGCCAGAGACTCATTGTCAGCGCTTGCACCATCCTCGGAACTCCCACTAGGGTACATCAAGGCATAGCTCTCGGCTCCTAAGCGTTGGGTATCCATGCAAGACACATTGTCGGCCGAGCAGAATGATTCAGAGTCTGTTGGGGTTGACAGGGACCGTTCACGGAACCTGAGGGCCCCGGGCCGCATGGGTCTCTTTTCCCGATCCCTGGGACTTGCTGCAGCACCTTCAGTCTCGGCCCGTTTGCCTGCCATAATGCTGGTGGTAGCCAGAGCTCTGGCTGATGGCTCCACAGAGTTGGAGGTAAAGGAGCTAGAGTGTGAGCCTGAGCTGTAGGAGAGGCTtgacccactctgggaggggTCCAGCAGCAGGTCAGCTTGCTGTTGGTTAGTTGGTGGTTTCGTAGCTGGACCATGAGCCATCACATAATCCATGGAGTTGTTCCAAGATGGTGAGAAGGTGGAGCCCTTGGGCCCGTTCCAGGAGGGGCTGCCACACATCAGGCCGGCATGCTCCATTGCACCTGATGGGCTCCCAGGGGAGTGCAGCAAGTTCTGCTCCAGGTCACTGTAGGTCTTCCTCAGGAACAGATGGGGGCTCTGGGTTTCGGGAGATGGCGTTAGCAACCTAGTGTCAGACTCAGGACCGCAGATTCCCTGAATCAGGTCAACATGTAGAAGTGCCTCATCACCTGTAGGAACACAAGAACATAATTCCatgatacactatatggactaaagtattgggacacaccacttaatcattgaattcagggcTAGATGGAGAGGAAGTCAGGACCTGTCTTatacaggtgtataaaatcaagcacataGGCATGCAGTCAAGTTTACAAACACttatgaaagaatgggtcattctgaataGCTCAGTGAATACAAGCCTGGTATACGCATAGGAtaccacctttgcaataagtcagttcatgaaattcCTTCCCTGCGAGTCCACAGTCAACAGTAAGTGCTATTATTGCAAAGTAGAAGCATTTttgaacaacagaaactcagccaggaaatggcagaccatgtaaagtaactgAGTGGGGTCGCTGAATGCTAAGGCGCATAGTGTGTAGAAGTCAGCAACACCCTGTttactcagtaactgcagagttctgAACTTCTTCTGGCATTAAACTCAGCACAAAAACTGTTTTGGGAGCTTCGGGGAATGGgaatggctgagcagctgcatgcaagcctcacatcaccaagcacaatgccaagcgtcagatggagtggtgtaaagcaccccaccactggactctggagcagtggaaacatgttctgtggagtgacaaatcactcTTCTATGTCTGGCactctgatggatgagtctggttTTGGCTCTTACTGACTCTTAATGTTTCAGCAATCTAAGACATTTTGAACAATTCTATGCTTTGAactgggaacagtttggggaagaccctattctgttccagcatgcacaaaccaaggtccataaagacatggttgggtgagtttggtgtggaagaacttaactggcctgcacagagcccagATCTCAATGCCATCGAACAACTTTTttgatgaactagaatggaaaTTGCGAGGCGGGCCTTCACGTCAGTgcttgacctcacaaatgctcttctggatgaatgggcaaaaattcctacAGACACACACCAAAATCTGGTGGTAAGCCtttccagaagagtggcagctattATAGCTGCAAAAGAGGGACCAACTCTATATTGATGCTGTGGATTTAGAACGGGATGtcaaaagttcctgtaggtgtaatgaccaggtgccccaatacttttgtccataaacTGCAAGTAAATGCTTTTACATTTTAACtacatgaaaaatgtaaatgaaatgatgcttcatTTACCATTTACACATGTATAGGTACATTGGTTCTTGCTCTCCTATGAGACATATGCACACATCCCTACATGAGTTTTTACTGAGAAATTTCACCCTATGATGCCATCAGGAGTTCTGGAAATCATTAGTACTTCCTTAACGTTTCCATAGAGATCCTTTGTTAAATCCTTTATTAAAAGGGTCATATTCATTTCTAATTTAGTTTCTTGTGAATTCTTTTACAGTATGGTAAAAAATATTCTATATGATGAATTATGTTCTCTGTGAACTGTCTGAAATTTTGAGTGACATTGCATAAGATACTTAATATGTGCTACTTGGTGCTGATTCCTGGTGTAGTAAATGCAACAAGTGTTGCTGAATAGTGTTACTCAGTACTGAGCACTATCCGTAGAATCAGttcatactaggacagtggacATGTTACTGGAAACGTGAATATGATACTGGATGgatggggggcagcgtgtggcttaGGCCTCTGACCAGTTCAGCTTAGTCACATGTCCGCTTGGGCCCTTAAAACCCTGAAATGCACCAAAAGTGCCAGATAAATGGCCGACTCTGTGATCCGACCCCGAGTATCGGTCTcaactgtatatatgtgtgtgtgtgcgtgtgtgtgtgtgtgtgtgtgtgtgtgtgtgtgtgtgtgtctcacaaAGGAGCGCAAGATGGGATGTGCAAACAGAAGtattccagtgtacctgtatTCATACTTGCACAAGGGGAAAACATCACTTATTGGGAGTGTGCAAGGTTTGTATGAGCTAAGGGACATGGCGATGGAAGGGGGGAACAGGGATTTTATTTGGGGTCAGGGGGTAAAAGACGGGGAAAACAAAAGGCAGTggggagaaaaataaataaacatagacaaataaataaacaaataaatacagtgtgtaaacaaacaaactaaCTAACTAATACAAAAAAGGGTCCAAAATAGGCATTGGGTCATGGCAATGGGAACTGGCACATCACCTGATGTTTATGCCCCCCATGTTATTTAGAGGGGGGGCATTAATAGCAGAATTGATCTGTTACTGGCTGAGCAGACATGCTACTGCGATAGCTACTATGTACTGTGGCAGGGCAGACGCATGTCAGAGTTCTTTGCCTCGCTCAGCGTAAACCGGGGACTGACATTCCTCCGCCATCTCCCCTGAGCCTAGCCGGGCAGCGGAGGAGCCGGGGTTGCCACGGCAACGGCTACCTGTTTGCCGCCGCTGTCTGGCCTCGAGCGGAGCATGACCGCGGGACCATGGCGGCCCCTGTCCTGCTCACCGACACGAGCTGCTGTACTGGGGGATGGACAGAGGGTAGGTGAGGCATTACAGATGGGGCAGGATGGGCAAAAATGGGGGAAAAGGATACAGGCATCCAGTCTGGCTTCATAGCAGCCTCACGACTGGATGGAGAGGCGGATAATGGGGTAATGGGGGTGAGGTAagaagggaggggggtgggatCTGAAGAGAAGCAGGGCGCACCTGTGGTGTCTGTTGGCCACTGCTGTTCTTGGGCCCGACCACTAGGGGGCCAGGGCGGCTTCTCAGCAGTGATGCTGTGCTCTTGACTCCAAAACCCTATGGGCGTGGCCCCCCCCTCACACTCCTCACTGGAAGCCGGCTGAGGAGACAAGAGTGTACTCTCATTCTGAAAATAGTGCttataaatacaaattaattaaatatgttTACCTGCATCAATAATTAAGTATTTAGGACATGAACACAAATGTGtacacacattttaaatgaagaAATATTCGGCTGGAATGCATACAGGAGCAtctttcttgtttttgtttggCACCTGAAAAACCAttttttaacacaatttttAATGTGTAATTTGTAGTACGGCATTTATATCAtcattttaaattgcatttactGACAATAcccaaaagacaaaaaaaaaaaggtttaactGTAATGAGATGTCGGGAGTTTAATTAAACAGTGATAAATGTACCGAAAGGGTAAAACCATGTGTGAGacaggacggggggggggggacgctcaCCAGGAAGATGAACTCTGGTTTCTGGCTGATCAGCCCGGGGGGGTCACTCAGGGAGGTGTCCTCCGAGCTCAGTGAGGAGGGGTGTCGGAACGTCTGCCCGGTCACTTTAGGCTCGTAGAGGTGCTCCTCAAAGTCTGCGTGCCCCCCCCATGTGGAGGAGGGAGGAGATATAGAAGAAGAGAGGGAACAGTGAGTCTCTATCATTCTCCTTCTCATGCTCAGGCTGTTCCActgtccaccccccccaactGCAAGTGCTCTCCTAAAAGCTTTCCACCCTTAGGCCCtgtagtgccccccccccccccacccccaccaccaccgcccCTGCCTGTTGGGAGGAGTCCCACTGTATTAAGATGAACATTgagataaactttattgatcccagggggggAAATTCTTCTGCATACAGCAGTGAGTATGCAGAGTAGAGATGAACATATGTATAGAGCAAAGTGCAGAGACAGCACAGATAGTGAAAGCAGGTAATCGTGAttcaaacaaattaaaaagtacacagtacacaaataaaatatcctGAGAAACAGAAATTTGGAATATTAAGGAAATTTAAGGAACAAGAATAATGAAAAAACAGACCGGCAGATTACTACAGACATGGGTTGTCTCCCCATGTGTtagcgctggggggggggatggcatATTGGGAGCCAGAGCATTCGTCCAACTGCTGGTGGGAGGATGCACTGTGCAAATGGGTGTACACCCCAGCACAGTATCAGTCTGTCGCTCAGTTATTCAGATGCAGGCTGGGAGTATTTATTCAGGTGCAAAATACTGGGGATTTGAGGGTGTTTATTAGGGTGCAAGGTACTGGGGAATGTTTAAAGTACCCATTGGACTGTGTGTTGGGATACTGATTCCCCTCGTACAGATGCACAAACCTGCACATGGAAAATACAAGCAAATATGCTCATGAAAGACAAACAAAACTAGTGGCCTGATTCACAAAGCAAGATTTATTGGTtagcttgtcggatttaaggtactcCAGTTTAAATAAACTATATCTTCGGTCACTAACATTTAGTCCAGACTACCTTATATCGGAAAAGTTATCATCCTACTCAAAAAatcagctttgtgatacaggcccctgcaCATGGACGACTCAAACAAACATGCATACTGTATGGAAAAGACACAAACAAACCTGGACATGGAAGACACAAACAAACCTGGACATGGAAGACACAAACAAACCTGGACATGGAAGACACAAACAAACCTTGACATGGAAGACACAAACAAACCTGGACATGGAAGACAcaaaaaaacatgcacacacacagcctaaCAGATGCTCACAAGCAAAGTATATTTTCTAACACGCAGTATCTCTCCCATGTGCCTCACATGCATGCGCATGCAGTAATATGTTGATGTGTTAACGTGTTGCTGTTTCAGAGATTCAATTCGGCAGCAGACGCCCAGAGAAGCTCATGACAAAAGCAACCCACGCTACCGGACTCCTAGAGCAAAGTCGAGTCTCTCCCTCACCAGGCGACAAACGTCAGAGAGAAAATAGCTCCGGATTCTCAAAACTTCAGCTCGGCGTTCAGCACAAACCAGATAAACAAGACAGGGGTCTGTGTGTCAGCATTGTGCTTAAGGGAACATGCAGCACATATGCTTACATAAGCACGCATATTTAAAAACGAGCTTTTTAAACATATGCACATACGCGTACTCATAACCAGATGCCCAGATTACGTCATTACCCtgggaaaaacaaacacaaacaaacactgaGGTTTATAAACGACCTCGAACGAAATAGGGCAAACAGGGAGCAGGGTGCATGCTTCCAGCGAGACCACAGCTGATTCCTCAGACAGAGCCATCCCAGCCAGCAACCACAGTCTAgatattcatatatttatggggactgtccattcatttctatggcatAACCATAATCCCAGctatgatgaccttaacccctacccagccctaaccttaatcataagtaaccaaacaaaatacaagaattttggctttttttttttttttgattgcattcacagatttttataaaactaaggttatccttgtggggaccgaaattaatgtaaaaagttactggtttttaatcacattatggggaaatctggtcccaacaatataataatcacaAAAACACATCAAAATATCAGTTGAAGGTTAGATGGCAAAACCTTCCAGACGCCCACACACACTCCTTTCCAATATTGCCCTCCCTTCATATATAACCACACTTCTCCAAACTAGAAAAGGATGGAAGACACGGAATCACGGTGCGGCGCAGGTAACCAAACACGGGAACCAAACACCTGACGCGTGCGGACAGAGGAGGACCAGCGAGTGCTCCGTCAGCAGATGTGGCTTCACGGGAGACAGCAagtcagcatgtacagtaacacCAAATGAGATACAGGTGTGCAAGGCAGGCTAACTGGCTTCCTTACTGGTCTTACGGGTCGATTCCAAGCAGGAACATGGATTAGCATACATCTTCATCCCCAGGCAATATCGGACAAAGTAAGGGGTTGTTTACTTGCAGTTTTGATCAACCTGGGGCTGATATCTCTGATACTAAACTGGTCCATCACTGGTGTCACTGAGTCTATACCGGTTCATTATTTCAGAGTTGGTTCTGTCACAGTAATCAGGGGTCCTGTTCTGTTTCTCCAGTGCAATTGCTGGTTCTGAATGGGTTCTGGTCTGGGTGCCACTTGTTTATCACTGTTGTCACTGGCATCACTGGAACTTAGTTGGTTTGGCACTGGCACCACTTGCCCTAACTGGCCTCACTGGTTTGGCATCGGTATCGCTGGTATTCACCCTACAGCCACAGTCCTGCCGAGCACGCCGATCCTCTCCCTGATGTGAGGCTCGGCGACGCGGGAAGGAGCATCGAGCGGCGGCCGGGACGCGCGGCGGCAGTGGCGCTTCAAAGGCGTTCCCTTTCTCCCGATCGCTCACTCGTTCATTTGCCCGCTCCTTCACGGAAACGAGGGCATAGACGGATAATTCGAGCTGCCAATAAAGATGAATGAAAACGCTGAAAGGGAGGGGCAGGCGCTGAGGATGACAGGAGATGgaaaagggagggagggagagagagagagagagagagagagagagaggaagatcGGAGGGTGGACGAGAAGTACCTCGCATCTCGCCGCACgtttaggggaaaaaaatgagaggAAAAAGATGGGGGGCAGTCAGACGGTGCCCAGCTCACGCCCACAGCCCCAcaccccccgcaccccccgcacccccaaaAAGCCCCCAAAGCTCCTACCTTGGAGCAGGCTCTGGAGATTGAGCTCTGCCTCCTGACGCAGCTGCTGCACGCACTCCGGCCTACTCCACGAGCCGAACACATTCACATGCTGTTGCCATGACGATCGGAAGTGGGCCGCTCGCTTGCTCTCCGCGTCCAAGTTAGTGGTGGCTggtacagagagagagagagagagaaatagagagagagagagagagagagagagcgaaagagatagagagaggggaaggaaaggaaaggaaggGAGGCAGGAAGAGAGTGAAAACGTgagggaaagggagagagagagagagagagagcaaaatgTAAgaatgtgtggaatttgcatacTACCAAGAGACATCCATTAGGTAATGCGGCATCACAGGGGAGGAGCCACAGACGTGGCGGAAGAAACGCTCTGTAATCGCATTTCTGAGTATAATTAATAAGATGACTGTGACCAGTAAGCAGCCGTGGTGTGTTTTTGGGGGTAGGGGGTGCTGCGTTAACCATGGGGTAAACAGTGGGGGTCCCGGCCCAAACTGTCTTTCTGGTCGCAGACATGGCAAACTAGGTAAACACCGGCATGTTCCATTTGTGACCCAGAGAGCCTCCAGCAGTGCATTTTGTGCAAGTTGCCAGTGAGTGAGTTTCACCTTCTTTTAACGACGAGGAGAGATATAACGATGGCAAGCAGATGTTGAATGGACACGATACTGGAAACCATAGGATGACCGGGTGGATCTTCTCATCAGAGGTTCAGAGGCATCTCCTGTCAGCTTTCAGCAGCTGTATACTGCCTGTAAGCTCCCCGAGCCTCGCAGAGACAGTGTTCAATGTCATTGGGTACAGCTCAGGGTCAGGAGGGTCAGCTAAGGGTCGGACTGCGGTCAAGCAGGGGTCAAACTAAAGTTAAACCAATCAATAAGTATGCATACATGAATCTACACTACAACGCAAGGGTAACCACAATGACCTGGCCCGCAGAGATAGGATGTCCTTCATCTAACACTTTGACAGGTGTCAGCCATTGTTGTGAATAATTCCTTGCCTACCGGAACTCGGAACACAAGTGTCACTAATGTTTTTGTTGGGTTTTTCCAAACCTAATCACTCGGGTGTCTTCACACTCTGCTAGGCAGGGTACAAATGGATTTCTTTGTAATTACTGCAccagacgttttttttttcagagccGTTCTTCTTCAAAGAACCATAGTGGGTGAAATTGCACCTGCTCCCGTCTATTCCTGGCAGACGGCTCAGAAAAGCGCACGCAGGCCCAAACgtgtctctctcgctcgctcacTCGCATTCTGAAACCTCGCCAGCTCAACTCGAGCTGctttattgttatatttttgaAGATAAAGATACCCTATGCCGCTGCATTATGGCCACAGGAAGTAACGACAAGGGGGTCCTCCTGGGGCTTCAATCTGCAGCCGTTTAGGCACAAGCTTGATTCCTTTAACTGCAACGCCCCCTACTGCCTCCAGCTGAGGATGGCATAAAGGATAATGATGAATGGGGGTATATTGGCACCTTCAACTGGCACCATCGTTTTCAGTCTTTCTCTGGTACGTACACGGAAACAATCCCATGTCAAGCAGTCCTCATGTAAACACTATGCCATGTGACTATAATTCCATTTAACATCCCGGTGAGATGGAGGTGGGGGTAGACAGA from Paramormyrops kingsleyae isolate MSU_618 chromosome 10, PKINGS_0.4, whole genome shotgun sequence encodes the following:
- the nhsl2 gene encoding NHS-like protein 2 isoform X4, which encodes MFWDRKHGVMGNSQRRSKGRHRPLGATATTNLDAESKRAAHFRSSWQQHVNVFGSWSRPECVQQLRQEAELNLQSLLQDFEEHLYEPKVTGQTFRHPSSLSSEDTSLSDPPGLISQKPEFIFLPASSEECEGGATPIGFWSQEHSITAEKPPWPPSGRAQEQQWPTDTTGDEALLHVDLIQGICGPESDTRLLTPSPETQSPHLFLRKTYSDLEQNLLHSPGSPSGAMEHAGLMCGSPSWNGPKGSTFSPSWNNSMDYVMAHGPATKPPTNQQQADLLLDPSQSGSSLSYSSGSHSSSFTSNSVEPSARALATTSIMAGKRAETEGAAASPRDREKRPMRPGALRFRERSLSTPTDSESFCSADNVSCMDTQRLGAESYALMYPSGSSEDGASADNESLAVTDFHPDGRLRIRSRSISLKKSKKKPPPPVRSVSLVKNLRGARAEGPQRESRPRSLYLPREHLHDSYLSDYVLGGDGRSLKEEPDIPLSIRETMEGSQAPDQEVELSFPDQWQLNEWHSSDPYRSLSGSSTATGTTVIECLKARGSSESLDSPGTSRATSPSQFSVEAEAKISPFKPHGLMSPSSGYSSQSETPTPTIPSAQVTGPSPLACKMRPKIPERKSSLPATSPMERPARSRLSFELPVASASELPSIKPKPKASRRHSDTSPTSQSGQPVVTQTDLRNVRLRSVGRSEIEDNLDCPVDIIEEEQMRDDDSPPVTLREKPKPPVAVKPPLPKRPLNLMLESPSSSLQGPESPPISPKEWRMPVGNIYMVVKKPKKKPLQAAPIATQEIPQHQEVLDIQQGASLIDLPSPSSPKKEHQTRTLTSSVTVSCLAELDRKRIKVPPPVPKKPSVLLLPSSVVHSNGADDSGPPSPGGERVSEEFPAVEESQVQTKQSEPQDSDVTAFPTGTLTGIPAYVFSEECGSIAEMEALHISEEPTEGVFGLTPSPHTTEDLFTIIHRSKRKVLGRREPSATFTSRPSLVSPVRTDPRSHTLGATPRSSSRNQNFMALLQKKNNKPSTGSRVSAMELLKSTNPLARRVTEFNQSELDPTDGPRTPQGQ
- the nhsl2 gene encoding NHS-like protein 2 isoform X5 — translated: MKGLDHFWGERGNLGHAGAEAATTNLDAESKRAAHFRSSWQQHVNVFGSWSRPECVQQLRQEAELNLQSLLQDFEEHLYEPKVTGQTFRHPSSLSSEDTSLSDPPGLISQKPEFIFLPASSEECEGGATPIGFWSQEHSITAEKPPWPPSGRAQEQQWPTDTTGDEALLHVDLIQGICGPESDTRLLTPSPETQSPHLFLRKTYSDLEQNLLHSPGSPSGAMEHAGLMCGSPSWNGPKGSTFSPSWNNSMDYVMAHGPATKPPTNQQQADLLLDPSQSGSSLSYSSGSHSSSFTSNSVEPSARALATTSIMAGKRAETEGAAASPRDREKRPMRPGALRFRERSLSTPTDSESFCSADNVSCMDTQRLGAESYALMYPSGSSEDGASADNESLAVTDFHPDGRLRIRSRSISLKKSKKKPPPPVRSVSLVKNLRGARAEGPQRESRPRSLYLPREHLHDSYLSDYVLGGDGRSLKEEPDIPLSIRETMEGSQAPDQEVELSFPDQWQLNEWHSSDPYRSLSGSSTATGTTVIECLKARGSSESLDSPGTSRATSPSQFSVEAEAKISPFKPHGLMSPSSGYSSQSETPTPTIPSAQVTGPSPLACKMRPKIPERKSSLPATSPMERPARSRLSFELPVASASELPSIKPKPKASRRHSDTSPTSQSGQPVVTQTDLRNVRLRSVGRSEIEDNLDCPVDIIEEEQMRDDDSPPVTLREKPKPPVAVKPPLPKRPLNLMLESPSSSLQGPESPPISPKEWRMPVGNIYMVVKKPKKKPLQAAPIATQEIPQHQEVLDIQQGASLIDLPSPSSPKKEHQTRTLTSSVTVSCLAELDRKRIKVPPPVPKKPSVLLLPSSVVHSNGADDSGPPSPGGERVSEEFPAVEESQVQTKQSEPQDSDVTAFPTGTLTGIPAYVFSEECGSIAEMEALHISEEPTEGVFGLTPSPHTTEDLFTIIHRSKRKVLGRREPSATFTSRPSLVSPVRTDPRSHTLGATPRSSSRNQNFMALLQKKNNKPSTGSRVSAMELLKSTNPLARRVTEFNQSELDPTDGPRTPQGQ